From Salvia splendens isolate huo1 chromosome 3, SspV2, whole genome shotgun sequence, a single genomic window includes:
- the LOC121794954 gene encoding receptor-like protein 4 — protein sequence MSALSLFILFSLIPSLSSSSPYPFNYSVHIDCGELVNSSDAFHTAWLSDRFYSGGATSVVSEPLLFLHQQEKTLRYFPISSGKKNCYSIPTPAPEGRYFFRTFNVYDNFDGKAHSPSFDVSVEGTLVFSWRSPWPESISRSGAYSDLFFYHNDSAIDVCFYSIATDPPLVGSLELTQIDPQAYPFKYAKNSSNYILVNYGRFSSGSDQWGPGFSNDTDFFSRSWQADAEFRQPAVSTPNGAEIKPISATKRIANVELSPNYFPEKLYQTAVVAQGDEGGILEYEMPVDAKLDYLLWFHFAEIDASVTKAGQRVFDVIVNEENVSRVDVFDKVGAFAAYDFSYVVKNLSNTVLTVRLESVIGAPIICGLENYAIVPVDLKTVPDQVTAMKALKESLRVPDRMGWNGDPCAPTTWDAWEGVTCLSLKDEALVVSQIDLGSQGLKGYISDKIGLLTNLVSLNLSSNSLVGEIPSGLGQKSLVKLDLSDNKFFGYIPDSLTSASLQFVLLNDNLLEGRVPEELYSIGVHGGAIDLSANKGLCGVPSLPECSLLWGKHGLSTGGKVAIGISCLVVVSALAFGIYYCVVWRRRSDYDFGLPHELTSLAAKRNRYHRQKSLMALEMESQHAKGFIPTYNVS from the exons ATGTCCGCCctctctctcttcatcctcttttCTCTCATCCCCtccctctcctcctcctccccctaCCCCTTCA ACTACAGCGTGCACATTGACTGCGGCGAACTCGTTAATTCCAGCGACGCCTTCCACACCGCCTGGCTCTCCGACCGCTTCTACTCCGGCGGCGCCACCTCCGTCGTCTCCGAGcccctcctcttcctccaccagCAGGAGAAGACTCTCCGCTACTTCCCCATCTCCTCCGGCAAGAAGAATTGCTACTCCATCCCCACCCCCGCCCCCGAGGGCCGCTACTTCTTCCGCACATTCAACGTCTACGACAACTTCGACGGCAAAGCCCACTCCCCCTCCTTCGACGTCTCCGTCGAGGGCACTCTCGTCTTTTCCTGGAGATCCCCATGGCCCGAATCCATCTCCCGCTCCGGCGCCTACTCCGATCTCTTCTTCTACCACAACGACTCCGCCATCGACGTCTGCTTCTACAGCATCGCCACCGATCCGCCGCTGGTCGGCTCGCTGGAGCTCACCCAAATCGACCCGCAAGCTTACCCCTTTAAGTATGCCAAGAATTCCAGCAATTACATTCTCGTCAATTACGGAAGGTTTTCGTCCGGGTCGGATCAATGGGGCCCCGGATTCAGCAACGACACCGATTTCTTCAGCCGTTCGTGGCAGGCCGATGCGGAGTTCCGGCAACCAGCCGTCTCCACTCCTAACGGGGCGGAAATTAAACCGATTTCCGCGACTAAACGTATCGCGAATGTCGAATTGAGCCCTAATTACTTCCCTGAGAAGCTTTACCAGACTGCGGTAGTTGCGCAGGGAGATGAGGGTGGGATTTTGGAATACGAAATGCCGGTCGATGCGAAGCTTGATTACTTGCTTTGGTTCCATTTTGCTGAGATTGATGCGAGTGTGACCAAGGCGGGGCAGAGGGTGTTTGATGTGATTGTGAATGAGGAGAATGTTAGCAGAGTTGATGTGTTTGACAAAGTCGGTGCATTTGCTGCTTATGATTTCAGCTATGTTGTCAAGAATTTGAGTAACACTGTTTTGACTGTGAGGTTGGAATCGGTTATTGGCGCGCCCATCATTTGTGGCCTTGAGAATTATGCAATCGTACCCGTTGATCTCAAGACTGTTCCTGATCAGG TTACTGCTATGAAAGCATTGAAGGAATCACTGCGTGTGCCCGATAGAATGGGTTGGAATGGTGATCCATGTGCCCCCACTACATGGGATGCTTGGGAGGGCGTTACATGCCTTTCATTGAAAGACGAAGCCCTTGTGGTCTCACAAAT AGATCTTGGAAGCCAAGGCTTGAAAGGCTATATAAGTGACAAAATTGGTCTATTGACGAATTTGGTAAGCCT GAACTTGAGTTCGAATTCCTTGGTAGGGGAGATACCCTCAGGGTTAGGTCAAAAGTCTCTTGTAAAGCT TGATTTATCGGATAACAAATTTTTTGGATACATACCAGATAGCCTAACTTCTGCCAGCCTGCAGTTCGT GTTACTGAACGACAACTTATTGGAAGGGCGGGTTCCTGAAGAACTTTATTCGATTGGGGTTCATGGTGGCGCTATAGA TCTCTCTGCTAACAAAGGATTGTGCGGTGTGCCCTCACTTCCCGAATGTTCTCTGCTCTGGGGTAAACACGGCCTCTCCACCGGGGGGAAAGTTGCAATAGGCATATCGTGTCTGGTAGTAGTTTCTGCTCTAGCATTCGGGATATACTACTGTGTTGTCTGGAGGCGACGCAGTGACTATGACTTTGGTTTACCTCACGAGCTAACGT CTCTTGCGGCAAAGAGAAACCGATACCACCGACAAAAGTCGTTGATGGCTCTGGAAATGGAGAGTCAGCATGCTAAAGGGTTCATACCTACATACAATGTGAGTTGA